CGCCGATCCCCAGGCCGTGGAGCCCGGGACCGCCATGCCGAACCTCGGTATCAGTGCCATTGACGCCCAGGACATCGCCGCCTACCTCTACACACTGGACTGACCGATGCGGCACTCACGAGCCGCGGCCCGGCGGCTCACCCTGCATCCCCGCCGGATGCTCGCGGTCGGACCCGTGCTGGTGCTCGCCGCCGGTCCGGTGGCGCTCGCCCCCGAGCCGACCCCCGGGGCCGCAACCCCGGCCGCGTCCGCGCCGTCGTCCAACCCGGCGGACCGGGGCACCGAGCTCTACCTGCAGCAGTGCGCGAGTTGCCACGGTGAGCAGGGGCGCGGCACGCAGCGGGGCCCGTCGCTGATCGGCGTCGGCCCCGCCTCGGTCGACTTCCAGCTCTCCACCGGCCGGATGCCGCTGTCGCGGGAGGAGCAGCAGGCCCGGCGCGCGGAACCGGTGTTCTCGGCCGACGACATCCGCGCACTGGTGGGCCACGTCGCCAGCTTCGGCGGGGGTGGTCCGCAGATACCCCGGGTCGCCCCGGGCAACCTGACCTCCGGTCAGGAGATCTTCGCCGCCAACTGCGCACCCTGCCACGGGGCCACCGGCGCGGGCACCGCGCTGACCGACGGCTGGACCGCCCCGCCGCTGTACGACGCCACAGCGACGCAGGTCGCCGAGGCGGTCCGGGTCGGCCCCGGGCTGATGCCGGTCTTTCCCAGCCAGGTGCTCGACGACCAGCAGGTCAACGACCTCACCGCGTACGTGCAGCGGCTCCGCGGCGAGCGGCTGGACCGGGGCGGCAACCCCCTCGGTCGGCTCGGCCCGCTGGCCGAGGGACTGGTCACCTGGGTGGCCGTCCTGGGTCTGCTGGTGGCAGCCGCTCGGTGGCTGGGCAGGAGGGCCGGGGAATGAGCGCGCGGCGTCCCTCGGCGAGCGAGCGGGCGGCCAGTCGCCGGATCGTCGTCGCGTTTCTGGTCAGCGCCGCCGGGGCGGTGGGCTTCGCGGTGACGTACACGGTGGGTGGCGACACCCGCTGGGAGGGGGTCTGTCTCGCGGTGGCCTTCGCCGGGCTGGCCGTGGGCCTCGCCATCTGGGGCCGGCGGCTCGTGCCGGTCGACGGGTACGTCGAGGAGCACGAGGGCTTCGCGCCGCCTCCGACCGAGCAGGCGATGACCGCCGCGGTGCTCGCGGCGCCGGACAGCCCGGTGCGGCGGCGAGGCCTGCTCGCCGCGCTCGGGCTCGCGCTGAGCGCGCTCGGCGCCGCCGCGCTGTTCCCGCTGCGCTCCCTGCTGCCCTCCGGTCGGGCCCACCCGCTCAAGGCACGCAGAGACACCCCATGGGGACCCGGCGTGCGGCTGGTCACCGCGGACGGACGGCCACTGCGGCTGCAGGACGTGCCCGCCGGCACCGCGCTCGGGATCTTTCCCGAGGGCCACCTCGACACCGGGGACGGCCCCGCTTTCGCGGTCCGCCTTGCTCCGGAACGCTTCGCCCGCCCGCCCTCCGCCGGTCACCTGAACGGGCTGGTCGTCTACTCGCTGCTCTGCACGCACGCAGGGTGCCCGGTCCGGATCTACCTCAAGGGCACCGGGAAGGTGCTCTGTCCCTGCCATCAGTCCTCCTTCGACCTGCTGGCAGATGCCCGGCCGGTGGCGGGTCCGGCGGCCCGGGCGCTGCCAGGGCTGCCGATCGAGGTCGGACCGGACGGCTTCCTCCGCGCGACCGGTGAATTCACAGCGCCGCCCGGCGCGGGCTTCTGGAGCTCACCATGATCACCGACCGGCTGGCCCGGGCCCTGGACGACCGGCTACGGCTCTCGCCGATCACCCGCCGGGCGCTGGTGAAGGTCTTTCCCGACCACTGGTCGTTCATGCTCGGCGAGATCGCGCTCTACTCGTTCATCGCGCTGATCCTCACCGGCGTCTACCTGACCTTCTTCTTCGACGCCAGCTCCGCCGACCGCGTCTACCGCGGTGCGTACGCCCCGCTGGACGGCGCCACCACCTCCGCGGCGTACGCCTCGACGGTGCGGCTCAGCTGGGACGTCCGGGCCGGCCTGCTGATCCGGCAGACCCACCACTGGGCCGCGCTGGTCTTCGTCGCGGCCATCGTGCTGCACCTGGCGCGGATCTTCTTCACCGGGGCGTTCCGCAAACCCCGTGAGCTCAACTGGCTGATCGGCGTGACCATGCTGACCCTCGCCCTGGCCAACGGCTTCACCGGCTACTCCCTGCCCGACGACCTGCTCTCCGGGCTGGGCCTGCGGATCATCACCTCGGTGGTGGAGTCGATCCCCCTGGTCGGGGCGTGGCTGGTTTCCCTGGCCCTGGGCGGGGAGTTCCCCTCCGACGAGATGATCCCCAGGATGTTCGTCGCCCACGTGCTGCTGGTGCCGGCTGTCCTCGTCGCCCTCGTGTCGCTGCACATGGGCATCCTGGTCCGGCAGAAGCACAGCCAGTTCCCCGGTCCGGGGCGGACCGAGCACAACGTCGTCGGCTCCCGGCTGTGGCCGAGCTACACCCTGCGCACGCTCGCCCTGTTCGCCTGGGTGCTGGCGGTACTGTTCGCCCTCGGCGGCCTGATCCAGATCAACCCGGTCTGGCTCTACGGGCCCTTCGAACCGGCCCAGTCCACCGCGCCTGCCCAGCCCGACTGGTACGTCGCCTGGGGTGATGGGGCGCTGCGGCTGTTCCCGCCGCTGGAGTTCCGCGTCGCCGGGCATCTGGTGCCCGCGCCGTTCTTCCCCGGCGTGGTGCTCGGCGGGTTGACCTTCCTCGTCCTCTACGCGTGGCCGTTCGTCGAACGGCTGCTGACCGGCGATCGCCGGCAGCACCACCTGCTCGACCGGCCCCGCGACCATCCCGTCCGGATGGGCATCGGTGTTGCCGCGCTGACCTTCTACGCGGTACTCACGGTGGCGGCCGGCGACGACATCATCGCCCGCCTGCTGCGGGTGCCGATCTACGACCTGCTGTCGGTGTTCCAGGTGCTGGTGCTCGTCCTGCCGATCCTGGCCGGGGCGCTCGCCTTCCTGACCGCGCGGGCGCTGCACCGCGGCGGCGCAGCCGGCGTCGGCGAACTCACCCGCGCGGACCTGCGGCGCGCCGCCCACCGCTCGCCTCACCCGCCCGAGGGCGAGGGTGAACCGGAAACACCCGCCCTGGACAGGCCGGGGGAGCGAATCGAGCTGTGGCCGGAGGGCGACCTGTGGCATTGGCGTTACCGCGACGAGGCCCGGCACCTCGTCATCGGCGGGAACCGGGCCCTGCGCTCGGAGGAGGAAGCGATCTCGGCCTCCCGGCTCGCGTACCCGGGGGTCGACCGGGTGGTGGTGCCCGGACCGCCGCCGGCGCCACCGCCCGGGCCGATCCGCGCCGCCCTGCGCCGTTGGGGCCGGGCGGCGGCCATCGGGTCGCTGCTGCTCGCAGCCCTCGTCGAGAAACGGCGGGAACGCCGGGAGCGGGAACGGCTGGACGGCCCGACGCCGCCGGAGCCGGCGGAAGAGGCGACGACCGGGAATGGGCGGACATGACACACCTGGTGGGGCGCGTGGTGGATGGTCCCCAGACCGCTCCGGCGGCCACGTGGACCGCCTCAGCCGGATCAGACCTGCGTGATGACGTTCTTGCCGTACGAGGAGAGGGTCTTCTCCTTGTCGTCGTGCATGAGGTAGAGGGCGAAGTTGTGCACCCCGATCTCCTTGAGCTCCTGCAGCCGGTCGACGTGGGCTGACTCGGGGCCGACGAGGCAGAACCGGTCGACGATCTCATCGGGCACGAAGTCGGTGGACGGATTGCCGGCGCGGCCGTGGTGTGCGTAGTCGTAGCCTGCGCGCCCCCTGATGTAGTCGGTGAGCGCCTTCGGCACGACCCCGGAGTCGCCGTAGCGGGCGACCAGGTCGGCCACGTGGTTGCCGACCATGCCGCCGAACCAGCGCAGCTGATCCCGTTGGTGCGCCAGGTTTGTGCCCACGTAGGCGGGTGCGGCCACGCACACCGTGATCGAGTCGGGATCTCGACCTGCCGCGGTGGCCGCATCGCGTACCGAGCCGATCGTCCAGCGGGCGATGTCGGGGTCGGCCGTCTGCAGGATGAAGCCGTCGGCCTGCTCACCGACCAGCCGCAGCGCTTTCGGGCCGTAGGCGGCCATCCAGATCTCCAGCCGGCCGTCGCGCACCCAGGGGATGCGCACCGCCGTGCCGTGGTGCTCGACCTCGTTGCCCTCGGCCAGCTCCTTGATGACGTGCATCGCTTCCTTCAGCGTGGCCAGGCTCGCCGGCGGCTGGCCGATGACCCGCCGGGCCGAGTCGCCGCGGCCGATCCCGCACACCGTGCGGTTGCCGAACATGTCGTTGAGCGTGGCGAAGAGCGACGCGGTGACCGACCAGTCGCGGGTGCTCGGGTTGGTCACCATCGGCCCGACGATCAGGTGCTTGGTTGCGGCGAGGACCTGCGAGTAGATGACGAACGGCTCCTGCCACAGCACGCAGGAGTCGAACGTCCACCCGTAGCGGAACCCGTTGTCCTCGGCGGCGGTGAGGCCGGCCACGACGTCGCGCGCCGGCGGGTCGGTCTGGAGTACGACACCGAAGTCCACGGCTCCTCCTTTTCAGACCAGGTACTGACTGAGGTCGCGCTTGAGGAACCTGCCGTGCCCGGCCGCGCCGTGAAAGGCGTTGTCATCGACGACGACTCGACCACGGGACAGCACGGTGCAGACCTTCCCGGTCAGCTCCATGCCCTCGTACGCGGAGTAGTCCACGTTCATGTGGTGGGTGCTGGCCGAGATGGTCTGCTGGGCCGTCGGGTCGTACACCGTGATGTCCGCGTCGGCGCCCGGCGCGATGACGCCCTTGCGCGGGTAGAGCCCGAACATCCTGGCGGGCGTGGTCGAGCTGATCTCCACCCAGCGCGGCAGGGTGATCTCGCCTTTCACGACGCCCTGATAGAGCAGGTCCATCCGGTGCTCGACGCCGGGCATCCCGTTCGGGATCTTGGAGAAGTCTCCCCGGCCCAGCTCCTTCTGGTCCTTGAAGCAGAAGGGGCAGTGGTCGGTGGACACCAGCGACAGGTCGTTGGTGCGCAGGCCCCGCCACAACTCCGCCTGGTGCTCCTTGGGGCGCAGTGGGGGAGAGGCGACGTACTTCGCGCCCTCGAAGTCGGGCCTGGCCAGATCCTCCAGCGACAGGAACAGGTACTGCGGGCAGGTCTCGGCGAACACGTTCTGCCCGGTGTCACGCGCCTGGGTGACCGCGTCCAGGGCGTGCGCGGCGGAGAGGTGCACGATGTACAGCGGCGAGCCGGTGACCTTGGCCAGCGCGATCGCCCGCGAGGTCGCCTCGCCCTCCAGTTCGGGCGGCCGGGTCAGGCCGTGCTGCACCGGGTCCGTCTGACCGTTGGCCAGCGCCTCGAGGACGAGCTGGTCGATGGCGATGCCGTTCTCCGCGTGCATCATGATCATCGACCCGGTGTCCCGGGCCTTCTGCATCGCCCGCAGGATCTCCCCGTCGGTGGCGTAGAAGACCCCCGGATAGGCCATGAACATCTTGAACGTGTTGACGCCCGCGTCGATGCAGGCGTCCATCTCCTTCAGAGACGTGTCGTTGACGTCTGAGACGATCATGTGGAACCCGTAGTCGATCGCGCAGTTGCCGTCGGCCTTGCTGTGCCACTTGTCCAGCGCGGACAGCACGGACGTGCCCTTGCCCTGTACGGCGAAGTCGATGATGGTCGTCGTGCCGCCCCAGGCTGCCGCAATCGTTCCGGTCTCGAAGTTGTCCGCCGAGAACGTGCCACCGAACGGCATCTCCATGTGGGTGTGGCCGTCGATGCCGCCCGGCACCACGTACTTTCCGCTGGCGTCGATCACGCGCTCAGCACCGGACGCCCACTGCTCGGCCAGACCCGAGTCGGGCGCGGCGAGCGCCGCTATCCGCTCGCCCTCGACCAGCACGTCCGCCGGGTACGCCCCGGTGGCGTTGACGATCGTTCCGTTGCGGATGACGATGCTCACGGCGTCACCAGCGATTCGTACGTGTCGGGACGGCGGTCGCGGTAGAAGGCCCACAGGTCACGGACCTCGGCCAGCTTGTCCATGTCCAGGTCGCGGACGACAACCTCCGCCTCGCTGTCCGACGCCGCGTCGCCGACCAGTTGCCCGCGCGGGTCCACGAAGTACGACTGGCCGTAGAAGTCGTTGTCACCCAACGGTTCCACGCCGACCCGGTTGATCGCGCCGACGTAGTACTCGTTGGCGACCGCGGCCGCGGGCTGCTCCAGCCGCCACAGGTACTCCGACAGGCCACGGCTGGTCGCCGACGGGTTGAAAACGATCTTCGCACCGGCCAGGCCGAGCGCACGCCAGCCCTCGGGGAAGTGCCGCTCGTAGCAGATGTAGACGCCGATGCGCCCCACGGCGGTGTCGAACACCGGATAGCCGAGGTTCCCCGGCCGGAAGTAGAACTTCTCCCAGAACCCCTTCACCTGCGGAATGTGGTTCTTCCGGTGCTTGCCGAGGTAGGTGCCGTCGGCGTCGATCACCGCGGCGGTGTTGTAGTAGACACCGGGCTGCTCCTGCTCGTACATCGGCACGATCAGCACCACGCCGTGCTGCTCGGCGACCTCGCGCATCAGCGCGGTCGTCGGCCCGTCCGGGATGGCCTCGGTGTACGAGTAGTAGTCCGCGTCCTGGATCTGGCAGAAGTACGGGCCGTAGAACAACTCCTGCAGGCAGACCACCTGTGCGCCCTGCGAGGCGGCGCTGCGGATGGCCTCGACCGCGTTGGCGATCATCGACTCCTTGTCGCCGGTCCACTTCTGCTGCACCAGCCCGGCTCGGATGATGTTGCTCATTGCTCCCCCTTCGCGTGCGCGGTGCGCGGCATCGACAGCGCCAGGTAGACGAGGAACCCGGCGACCAGACCGACCACCCAGCTGTAGTCGTAGAGCGGCTTGAGGAACGGGATGAGCCCGTCGGACGGGAACGGCCCCTTGCCGGGTGCGGAATAGGCGCCGCCCACCGCGAGGACCGCGCCGACGACTGTGGCGACGATGGCGGCCCAGTTCCACCCGCCGGAGAACCAGTACCTGCCCTCGGGGCGGTAGAGGGCCGGCAGTTGGAGCCTGGTGCGGTGGCGGATCCAGTACCCGGCGATGAGGACGCCGGCGACCGCGCCGAGCAGGCCGCCGTAGAACCCGAGCCAGACGAAGATGTAGATGTTGGGGTCCTGCACCAGGCGCCACGGCTGGATCAGGATGCCGAGCACGCCGGTGATCAGGCCCCCGGTCCGGAAGCTCACCAGTCGGGGCGCGGCGTTGGAGAAGTCGTACGCCGGGCTGACCGTGTTCGCCGCGACGTTCACCGACAGCGTGGCGACCACGA
Above is a window of Micromonospora coriariae DNA encoding:
- the qcrC gene encoding cytochrome bc1 complex diheme cytochrome c subunit; the protein is MRHSRAAARRLTLHPRRMLAVGPVLVLAAGPVALAPEPTPGAATPAASAPSSNPADRGTELYLQQCASCHGEQGRGTQRGPSLIGVGPASVDFQLSTGRMPLSREEQQARRAEPVFSADDIRALVGHVASFGGGGPQIPRVAPGNLTSGQEIFAANCAPCHGATGAGTALTDGWTAPPLYDATATQVAEAVRVGPGLMPVFPSQVLDDQQVNDLTAYVQRLRGERLDRGGNPLGRLGPLAEGLVTWVAVLGLLVAAARWLGRRAGE
- a CDS encoding QcrA and Rieske domain-containing protein, which codes for MSARRPSASERAASRRIVVAFLVSAAGAVGFAVTYTVGGDTRWEGVCLAVAFAGLAVGLAIWGRRLVPVDGYVEEHEGFAPPPTEQAMTAAVLAAPDSPVRRRGLLAALGLALSALGAAALFPLRSLLPSGRAHPLKARRDTPWGPGVRLVTADGRPLRLQDVPAGTALGIFPEGHLDTGDGPAFAVRLAPERFARPPSAGHLNGLVVYSLLCTHAGCPVRIYLKGTGKVLCPCHQSSFDLLADARPVAGPAARALPGLPIEVGPDGFLRATGEFTAPPGAGFWSSP
- the qcrB gene encoding cytochrome bc1 complex cytochrome b subunit; translation: MITDRLARALDDRLRLSPITRRALVKVFPDHWSFMLGEIALYSFIALILTGVYLTFFFDASSADRVYRGAYAPLDGATTSAAYASTVRLSWDVRAGLLIRQTHHWAALVFVAAIVLHLARIFFTGAFRKPRELNWLIGVTMLTLALANGFTGYSLPDDLLSGLGLRIITSVVESIPLVGAWLVSLALGGEFPSDEMIPRMFVAHVLLVPAVLVALVSLHMGILVRQKHSQFPGPGRTEHNVVGSRLWPSYTLRTLALFAWVLAVLFALGGLIQINPVWLYGPFEPAQSTAPAQPDWYVAWGDGALRLFPPLEFRVAGHLVPAPFFPGVVLGGLTFLVLYAWPFVERLLTGDRRQHHLLDRPRDHPVRMGIGVAALTFYAVLTVAAGDDIIARLLRVPIYDLLSVFQVLVLVLPILAGALAFLTARALHRGGAAGVGELTRADLRRAAHRSPHPPEGEGEPETPALDRPGERIELWPEGDLWHWRYRDEARHLVIGGNRALRSEEEAISASRLAYPGVDRVVVPGPPPAPPPGPIRAALRRWGRAAAIGSLLLAALVEKRRERRERERLDGPTPPEPAEEATTGNGRT
- a CDS encoding TIGR03842 family LLM class F420-dependent oxidoreductase, whose product is MDFGVVLQTDPPARDVVAGLTAAEDNGFRYGWTFDSCVLWQEPFVIYSQVLAATKHLIVGPMVTNPSTRDWSVTASLFATLNDMFGNRTVCGIGRGDSARRVIGQPPASLATLKEAMHVIKELAEGNEVEHHGTAVRIPWVRDGRLEIWMAAYGPKALRLVGEQADGFILQTADPDIARWTIGSVRDAATAAGRDPDSITVCVAAPAYVGTNLAHQRDQLRWFGGMVGNHVADLVARYGDSGVVPKALTDYIRGRAGYDYAHHGRAGNPSTDFVPDEIVDRFCLVGPESAHVDRLQELKEIGVHNFALYLMHDDKEKTLSSYGKNVITQV
- the hydA gene encoding dihydropyrimidinase encodes the protein MSIVIRNGTIVNATGAYPADVLVEGERIAALAAPDSGLAEQWASGAERVIDASGKYVVPGGIDGHTHMEMPFGGTFSADNFETGTIAAAWGGTTTIIDFAVQGKGTSVLSALDKWHSKADGNCAIDYGFHMIVSDVNDTSLKEMDACIDAGVNTFKMFMAYPGVFYATDGEILRAMQKARDTGSMIMMHAENGIAIDQLVLEALANGQTDPVQHGLTRPPELEGEATSRAIALAKVTGSPLYIVHLSAAHALDAVTQARDTGQNVFAETCPQYLFLSLEDLARPDFEGAKYVASPPLRPKEHQAELWRGLRTNDLSLVSTDHCPFCFKDQKELGRGDFSKIPNGMPGVEHRMDLLYQGVVKGEITLPRWVEISSTTPARMFGLYPRKGVIAPGADADITVYDPTAQQTISASTHHMNVDYSAYEGMELTGKVCTVLSRGRVVVDDNAFHGAAGHGRFLKRDLSQYLV
- a CDS encoding nitrilase-related carbon-nitrogen hydrolase; its protein translation is MSNIIRAGLVQQKWTGDKESMIANAVEAIRSAASQGAQVVCLQELFYGPYFCQIQDADYYSYTEAIPDGPTTALMREVAEQHGVVLIVPMYEQEQPGVYYNTAAVIDADGTYLGKHRKNHIPQVKGFWEKFYFRPGNLGYPVFDTAVGRIGVYICYERHFPEGWRALGLAGAKIVFNPSATSRGLSEYLWRLEQPAAAVANEYYVGAINRVGVEPLGDNDFYGQSYFVDPRGQLVGDAASDSEAEVVVRDLDMDKLAEVRDLWAFYRDRRPDTYESLVTP